From the Nevskia ramosa DSM 11499 genome, the window GGTGATGCAAGAGCGCCGTGCCTTGGGGAATCAAGGTACGAGCGAGGTCGCTGGCGATCAATTAAGCACTGCGTCGGATCCTTACTCGCAGCGAAACGGTTTTCCGGTCACCTGGTTCCGGGCGCCGCTGCAGTGCTTGGAAGTTTTCGGGTGCTGTTCCGTCAAGCTTGCGCACGCGCCGGAAGCGGGATCGCGGCCATGGCTTCGAGATCACGGGCGATGTCAGCGCCGAGGAGATCGTATTCTGCAAGGACTACCCGCAGCGGCTCGAAGTGCTGCCGACCCCAATGGCGGACGCCGGCAAGTCCCGCGCCCTGAACAGAGCACCACATGAGCAGAAAACCGATCATCGCTTTCATCGGCCTCGGCAACATGGGCATCCCGATGGCGCGCAACCTGGTCGCGGCGGGTTATGCCGTGACCGTCTGGAATCGCACGCCGCTGACCGATGCCGACCTCGCCCAACATGGCTTCGTGACTGCGGCGACACCGGCGGAAGCGGCGGCGCAGAGCGGCGGCATGGTCATCACGATGGTTGCCGACGATGCCGCGCTGGACGCCGTGACCCTGGGCGAGCAGGGCTTGCTCGCCGGCTTGCCGCGAGGCGGGCTGCACATCTCGATGAGCACGGTCAGCGTGCAGATCGCGCAGGCGATGGCGCGTGCGCATGTCGCATCTGGCTGCCGCTATCTGGCGGCGCCGGTGTTCGGTCGGCCGGAGGCGGCGGCCGCGGCGAAGCTGTCGATCGTCGCCGCCGGTGAGGCGGCGGACGTGGCGCAGGCGGAACCTCTGTTCAATGCGATGGGGCAGGCGCATTTCCATGTCGGGCCGAATCCCGAGCAGGCGAACACGGTGAAGCTGGCCGGCAATTTCCTGTTGATGGCGATGCTCGAAGCGCTCGGTGAAGCCTTCGCGCTCACCGCCAAGGCCGGCGTGCCGGCGCGGCAGGTGCTGGACATCGTCAACGGCGCGCTGATGCGTTCACCGGTCTACGAGAACTACGGAAACATCGCGATCAACGAGCGCTTCGACCCGCCAGGCTTCAAGCTGCGGCTGGGCCTGAAGGACGCCAATCTGGTGCTGGCCGCAGCCAATGCCGCCGGTGTGCCGATGCCGGCCGCAAGCCTGGTGCATGACCGCATCCTGGGCGGTGTGGCGCGTGGTGCGGGCGACCTGGATTGGTCGGTGATTACCCGGCTGGTGGCCGAGGATGCCGGGCTGAACCACGGCTAGCGCCGTGGTTCAGCCCTGAAAATCCCGGCCGCTGACCAGGGCCGCGGCCAGCCTTGGCTGCTTCAGCTGTTCCACCCACCAGTTCAGCGCCCGGCCATCGTGATCGCCACGCCAGGCGACATAGAGCGTGTTCGGTTCTCGCGGATCGGCGATGTTCAGTTCGATCAGTTCGTCACCTGCCAGCAAACCGGCGACTCGTTCGCGCGGCAGCCAGCCGATACCGAGGCCGGCGCGCTGGGCGGCGATCTTGGCGCGCATGCTCGGCACCGCGAGTACCGGCTGGCCGCCGAGCAGGCCGTAGCTGCGGGCGTCCGGCCGGCGTGAGGAATCGGCGACCACGATTGCGCGGCAGGCGGCGATCGCTTCCCGTTCCACCGGCTGCCGTGCCTTGGCCAGCGGATGCTTCGGCGACACCGCGAACACCCAGTCCATGCGGCCGAGTTCCTGCCAGCGCAGCTTCGGGATCAGCGGCGGCTCGTTGGTGGCGCCGATGACCAGATCTGCGCGGCCGTCGCGCAGCGCGTCCCAGGTGCCGCCAAGCACTTCATGAGTGATGCGCAGGCTGACGCCGGATTTGAGCGCATCGAAGTCCGCGATCACCGGCAGCAGGGTCGCGAACTCCAGCACTTCATCGGTGACGATCCGCAACCGATCTTCCCAGCCGCCGGCCACCTGCCTGACCCGCTGAGTGAGGCGGGACACGTCCTGCATCAGCCGTGTGGCTTCGCTGGCCAGCAGCGCGCCGGCCGGCGTCAGTTCCAGGCGATAACGGCGGCGGTCGAACAGCAGGGCGTCGAAGCGTTCTTCGAGTTGCCGCGCCGCGTGCGACACGGTGCTCGGCGCCTTGCCGAGCTTGGCCGCGGCGCGCGACAGGCTGCCGCTGTCGCGAATCGCTTCGAGCAGTGCCAGCTCGTCCTCGGACAACATGTTCGGAATCTCCGCACGAGTTCATCGCGTTGATGGCACGGCAAAGCGGGGCCGTGTCCTCAGCATAGGTCGCACGGTCATTCGCCGTAACCCAGGGAGCAATGCGATGAGCAGATTCGACGGCAAAACGGTGCTGGTCACCGGCGGCAACAGCGGCATCGGCCTGGCAACGGCGAAAGCCTTTGCCGCGGAAGGCGCGAAGGTGCTGATCACCGGACGCGACGAAGCGGCGCTGAAACAGGCCGTCGCCGACATCGGCCACGGCGCGCTGGCCATCCGCCACGATGCCGGCGATCTGCCGCAGACCCAGGCGCTGGCCAAAGCGATCACCGCCCAGGGGGTGTTTATCGATGCGATCTTCATCAACGCCGGCATGGCCAACTTCGCGTCGTACGAAACCGCTGGCGAAGACCTCTGGGACCGCACCTTCAACACCAATGTCAAAGGCCCGTACTTCACCGTGCAGGCCTTGCTGCCACGCTTGAACCGCGGTGCTTCGATCGTGCTGAACGGCTCGATCAACGCCCACATCGGCATGCCAAATGCCTCGATCTATGCGGCGAGCAAGGCGGCGCTGATCTCGCTGGCCAAGAACTTGTCGGCGGAACTGCTGCCGCGTGGCGTCCGGGTGAATGTGGTCAGTCCGGGGCCGGTGCATACGCCGCTGTACGGCAAGCTCGGCCTCGATACCGCCGCGCTGGAAGCGACGGCCGCGCAGATCCAGAGCCAGATTCCGCTTGGCCGCTTCGGCACGCCGGAGGAAATCGCCTCGACGGTGCTGCATCTGGCGGCGGCGGAATCGGCGTTCATCGTCGGCACCGAGATCATCGTCGATGGCGGCATGAGTCAGCTGTGAGCCGGTGGCCGGCGCCGACTTGGGCCAGGCTTGAACGCTGGGCGCTCTCCGCTTGTCCATGTTGCCGAGCAGCCATCCTGCCGCCACGGCGGCGGCGGGATGGCGTGGCATTCGCCCCCCATCGGTCATAAACGGCATAATTCGCCGCCCAAAAAGCAAATCGAAAGCAAGCCCCAAGCAAGCCGCCTCCCAGCAGCACTCCAACCCGAACAACAGGACCTCCTCCATGAAGAAGCCCGTCAAGGTCGCCATTACCGGCGCCGCCGGCCAGATTGCCTACTCGCTGATTTTCCGTGTCGCCTCCGGTTCGATGCTCGGTCCGGACCAGCCGGTCATCCTGCAGTTGCTCGAAGTGCCGGTGCCGGAAGTGCTCGAGAAGCTGAAGGGCACGATCATGGAAGTCGAGGATTGCGCGTTCCCGCTGGTCCATTCGATCGAGCTGCACTCGGACCCGATGACCGCCTTCGAAGGCACCGACTACGCGCTGCTGGTTGGCGCCCGTCCGCGTGGCCCGGGCATGGAGCGCAAGGATCTGCTGACCGCCAACGGCGGCATCTTCGGCCCGCAGGGCACCGCACTGGCCGCCAAGGCCTCGAAGAACGTCAAGGTGCTGGTTGTCGGCAACCCGGCAAACACCAATGCGCTGATCGCCGCGACCGCCGCCGCCAAGGGCGGCCTCGATCCCAAGCAGATCCACGCCATGGTCCGCCTCGACCACAACCGCGCCGTGTCGCAGCTGTCGTCGAAGACCGGCGTTCATGGCAATGACATCGATCAGGTGATCATCTGGGGCAACCACAGCTCGACCCAGTACCCGGACATCAGCCACTGCACCATCGGCGGCAAGAAGGCGACCAGCCTGGTCGATCAGGCCTGGTGCGAGAAGGACTTCATCCCGGTCGTGCAGCAGCGCGGCGCGGCGATCATCAAGGCCCGTGGCCTGTCGTCGGCTGCCTCAGCCGCATCGGCTGCCGTCGACCACATGCACGACTGGGCGCTGGGCTCGAATGGCAAGTGGGTGTCGATGGGCGTGCCGTCGGACGGCAGCTACGGCATCAAGCCGGGCATCGTTTACGGCTATCCGTGCATCTGCAAGGACGGCGGTTATGAGATCGTCCAGGGCCTGAGCGTGGATGACTTTTCGCGCGGCAAGATGACCATCACCGAAAACGAGCTGCGTGAAGAACGCGCCGCCGTCGAAGAGCTGCTGAAGTAAGGAATGCCGTTGCAGGCCGGCCTGCGAAGACCCTTCGCAA encodes:
- a CDS encoding NAD(P)-dependent oxidoreductase, whose amino-acid sequence is MSRKPIIAFIGLGNMGIPMARNLVAAGYAVTVWNRTPLTDADLAQHGFVTAATPAEAAAQSGGMVITMVADDAALDAVTLGEQGLLAGLPRGGLHISMSTVSVQIAQAMARAHVASGCRYLAAPVFGRPEAAAAAKLSIVAAGEAADVAQAEPLFNAMGQAHFHVGPNPEQANTVKLAGNFLLMAMLEALGEAFALTAKAGVPARQVLDIVNGALMRSPVYENYGNIAINERFDPPGFKLRLGLKDANLVLAAANAAGVPMPAASLVHDRILGGVARGAGDLDWSVITRLVAEDAGLNHG
- a CDS encoding LysR family transcriptional regulator, whose product is MLSEDELALLEAIRDSGSLSRAAAKLGKAPSTVSHAARQLEERFDALLFDRRRYRLELTPAGALLASEATRLMQDVSRLTQRVRQVAGGWEDRLRIVTDEVLEFATLLPVIADFDALKSGVSLRITHEVLGGTWDALRDGRADLVIGATNEPPLIPKLRWQELGRMDWVFAVSPKHPLAKARQPVEREAIAACRAIVVADSSRRPDARSYGLLGGQPVLAVPSMRAKIAAQRAGLGIGWLPRERVAGLLAGDELIELNIADPREPNTLYVAWRGDHDGRALNWWVEQLKQPRLAAALVSGRDFQG
- a CDS encoding SDR family oxidoreductase, with product MSRFDGKTVLVTGGNSGIGLATAKAFAAEGAKVLITGRDEAALKQAVADIGHGALAIRHDAGDLPQTQALAKAITAQGVFIDAIFINAGMANFASYETAGEDLWDRTFNTNVKGPYFTVQALLPRLNRGASIVLNGSINAHIGMPNASIYAASKAALISLAKNLSAELLPRGVRVNVVSPGPVHTPLYGKLGLDTAALEATAAQIQSQIPLGRFGTPEEIASTVLHLAAAESAFIVGTEIIVDGGMSQL
- a CDS encoding malate dehydrogenase, with protein sequence MKKPVKVAITGAAGQIAYSLIFRVASGSMLGPDQPVILQLLEVPVPEVLEKLKGTIMEVEDCAFPLVHSIELHSDPMTAFEGTDYALLVGARPRGPGMERKDLLTANGGIFGPQGTALAAKASKNVKVLVVGNPANTNALIAATAAAKGGLDPKQIHAMVRLDHNRAVSQLSSKTGVHGNDIDQVIIWGNHSSTQYPDISHCTIGGKKATSLVDQAWCEKDFIPVVQQRGAAIIKARGLSSAASAASAAVDHMHDWALGSNGKWVSMGVPSDGSYGIKPGIVYGYPCICKDGGYEIVQGLSVDDFSRGKMTITENELREERAAVEELLK